CTAGCCCTGACGCGGCGCTGGCCTCCTCCCTCTCTCTCCCCAGGGTCAAGTGAGCCGGGGCTCGAAGACCGTCATCAGCGCCTGTGCCACGGACGGGTCGAACTGCCTGCCTGCACCCGCTTCGATCTCCCGCAGAGCACCTTCGACGCTCAGCGCCTCTCGGTAGGGACGGTCCGAGGTCATAGCATCCCAGGCATCGGCCACAATCAGGATGTGGCCCAGGCTGGATATCCGGCCACCCAGCAGGCTCCGAGGGTAACCTTTGCCGTCGAAGCGCTCGTGGTGGCTCAGAATCAGCGGCTGAATGTCGGCCAGGAAGGTCGCCGGCGCCAGGACCTCGGCACCTACGGCAGGATGCCGACGCACGAGTTGCCATTCCCGATCGTCGAGCGGTCCAGGCTTGTTGAGCACCTGGTCCGGCACAGCAAGCTTCCCGATGTCGTGCAGGTCCGCCGCCGTGCGCAGCGACTTCCGATCGGCCGGACTGATCTCCAGGGCCTCCGCCAGCCGCCAGCACAGGGCCGCCACCCGTCGCGAGTGCCCATGCGTGTAGCGGTCCCGCGCCTCGATCGTCCTCACCATCGTCTGAATCGACCCCACGTAGGAGCGCTCCAGGTTGGTCAGCAGGTCGGCGTTCCGTAGCAGCAGATTGCACTGAGCACTGAGCACCGACACCAGTTCGTAGTCCGCCAGCGTGTAAGGGCTGCGCGGTTCTCGTCTCCCCAATGCAAGCGCTCCTCCCTCATCTCGCCCCGAGGCCAGGGGGACGACCATCGCCTCCACCACAGGACCCAGCACCGACCGACCGCCCGAGCGCACATCACTCACCGTCGCAGATAGCGGATGATGCGTCTCGCTCGTTACCAGAATGGGCCTCTGCGACATCGCACAGGCATAGAGAAGATCGTCCGGCGGCAGAGCCGGTCCTCCCGTCTCACTCTCCTGACGACCCAGCGGCAAGGGCCACAGCAGTCCCGCGCGGTACGTAGCCAGGTACCCAACATCACTGTGCGTGTGCAGCAGTGCTGCCGTCCCGGTCAGACGCAGCATCTCCCACGGGTTGGTAGCCTCTCGCACATCCTCACTGAGCTGGTACAGCTTGGTCAGCTCCTGCCGGCGGCTACGCTCACGGTCCTTAGCCCGGCGCTGCAGAGCACTGCGGACGCACCGAAGCAATTCCTGGGTCGTGAAGGGCTTGGGAAGGTAGTCGTCGGCCCCACACCGAGCAGCTCCCCGTGCGGTCTCGATCGACACGTTGCCGGTCATCATGATCGTGCTGGTGCTCGGCGATAGCTCCCGAACCACACCGGCCAGCTCAAGACCCGACATCCCCGGCATCACGATGTCGCATAGCAGCAAGTCCACATCGTGCTTCCGCAGCAACTCGGCAACCTCGTAGCCACCAGCCGCCCTGTGGACCACGAAGCCCTCCCTCTCCAGCACATCACCCACCATCTGCCGTACCACCGGCTCATCATCGACGACCAGCGCGCACTTACGGTCACCTGCGCATGCCTCAAGCATCTGGGCACAATTCCCCCTTTTGCAGCGAACGGACACCAAGGGGTTCGGCCCATGCTCGCAAGGCTTGAGAGCGTCAGACGCGGTTTGCTGTGACCTTTACAGGCTCGTCGCAGGGGTGTTACGGGGTAACCGGGGGACCGTCACTCCACAGTCGCGCCAGGAAGGCGGCGCCGGCCTTGTCTAGCGGCTGGTTTCCATCTCCGCAGTTCGGAGCCTGGACGCAGGAGGGACAACCGTCCTCGCACGGGCAGGTGCTGATAGCCTCAGCCGTGGCCCGCAGCAGCTCCTCCACACGCTCGAAGGCGCTCTCACAGATCCCCACACCGCCCGGATAGCCGTCATACAGGAACACCGCAGGACCACCCACCTCCGGGTGCTGACTGTGAGACGCCCCGCCCACATCATGCGGGTCACACAGCGCAAACAGCGGAAGCAACTGGATCATGGCATGCTCCAGGGCGTGCAGCGACCCTAGCAGGTCATGCCCGTTCTCCTGCAACGCCGCCAGGTCCTCTGGGCACGGCTTGATCCACAGTCCAACCGTCTCGTAGCTCGACGCAGGAAGCTCCAACTCGAAGCGCCCCAGCTCTTGCTCCGTGATCTGCCTGCGCCGTGTGTAGCCGATGACCGCCGACCGCACGTCCATCTCACCTAGGCAGAACTCCGTCCCCGTGGGGCAGCGACGGGTCACTTGCGCCTCGCCCGACCGCACCTCACTGGTCACCATCGGCACAGTGTAGTAGTCCACGCGCGCCGGGCGTACGTAGGCCACTCGACCTTCGAGGTCCAACTCCTCGACCAGGAAGGTCTCACCACCGTGCAGGTATACGGCACCTTCGTGCACGATACTGAGCGCGGAAGCCGCATCGACCGTCCCCAGCAGCGCGGACTGCTCGCCCTTGTCCCGCAGCACGATGTCAAAGCCCGTGCCGGAGGCGCTGCGGATACTGATCTCACCCGCCGGGTAAACGTCCGGCGCCACCCAGTACCACGCCGACCGTTTCGTTACATAGCCGTGCTCGCCCAGGATCCCCAGAATCTCCTCCATCTGCGGCCCGAAGAGGTCCGTCTCCTCCTCACGGACCGCAAGCTCATAGGCCGCACACAGCAGGTGCCCCGCGAGGATGAACCGGTTGTAGGGGTCGATGATGGCCTTCTCCGAGGACCGCTCCAGCAGGTAATCGGGGTGCTGCATCAGGTATTGGTGGATCCCGCCGGCCATCCCCATCAGCACCGCCAGGGCGTCCTGCCTTCCTCGTCCGGCACGACCCGCCTGCTGCCAGGTTGAGGCCACGCTGCCCGGGTACCCGGCGAGGATCGCCGCATCCAGCCCACCAATATCCACTCCGACCTCCAGCGCCGTCGTGGAGGTCACCGCCAGCAGCTCGCCCTCGAACAGGCGACGCTCAATCTCCCGACGTTCCCCGGGCAGATAGCCGCCCCGGTAGGCCATGACCTTCTCAACCAGCGAGGAACCGGTCAGCGCCTTGCGCACGTAGGTCAGGATCAGCTCAGCCTGTCGGCGAGCCAGCGTGAAGCAGATGCTGCGCACGCTCTGCCGCATGAGCCGGACAACCAGGTCGGCGGCCTCAAGGTTCGTGCTGCGCCGCCGTCCAGTCCTCTTCTCAAGCCGAGGTGGGTTCCACAGCACCAGGAACCGTTTGCCCTGAGGCGAGCCGTCCTCGTCCACCAGCTCAAAGGGCAGGCCGGTGAGGGTCTCGCATAGCTCGCGGGGATTGCCGATGGTCGCCGAG
The Armatimonadia bacterium DNA segment above includes these coding regions:
- a CDS encoding HD domain-containing phosphohydrolase, whose protein sequence is MLEACAGDRKCALVVDDEPVVRQMVGDVLEREGFVVHRAAGGYEVAELLRKHDVDLLLCDIVMPGMSGLELAGVVRELSPSTSTIMMTGNVSIETARGAARCGADDYLPKPFTTQELLRCVRSALQRRAKDRERSRRQELTKLYQLSEDVREATNPWEMLRLTGTAALLHTHSDVGYLATYRAGLLWPLPLGRQESETGGPALPPDDLLYACAMSQRPILVTSETHHPLSATVSDVRSGGRSVLGPVVEAMVVPLASGRDEGGALALGRREPRSPYTLADYELVSVLSAQCNLLLRNADLLTNLERSYVGSIQTMVRTIEARDRYTHGHSRRVAALCWRLAEALEISPADRKSLRTAADLHDIGKLAVPDQVLNKPGPLDDREWQLVRRHPAVGAEVLAPATFLADIQPLILSHHERFDGKGYPRSLLGGRISSLGHILIVADAWDAMTSDRPYREALSVEGALREIEAGAGRQFDPSVAQALMTVFEPRLT
- a CDS encoding DEAD/DEAH box helicase, yielding MDFTPATPGVYTVRVDFTGFLSELQQSPDYAGQVQHVREIPAREAAFGDLSHELHPSVQGMLEALGIQRLWSHQAKAIDAVLAGQHVAVVSSTASGKTLCYTVPVAQSLYERPTSRALLVYPTKALAQDQLRKLADFGAGTHFVADTFDGDTPTARRRRIKRETQVVLTNPDMLHVGILPYHHTWAEFFRNLRYVVLDEVHMYRGVFGSHTANVVRRLRRIAAHYGSYPQFVCCSATIGNPRELCETLTGLPFELVDEDGSPQGKRFLVLWNPPRLEKRTGRRRSTNLEAADLVVRLMRQSVRSICFTLARRQAELILTYVRKALTGSSLVEKVMAYRGGYLPGERREIERRLFEGELLAVTSTTALEVGVDIGGLDAAILAGYPGSVASTWQQAGRAGRGRQDALAVLMGMAGGIHQYLMQHPDYLLERSSEKAIIDPYNRFILAGHLLCAAYELAVREEETDLFGPQMEEILGILGEHGYVTKRSAWYWVAPDVYPAGEISIRSASGTGFDIVLRDKGEQSALLGTVDAASALSIVHEGAVYLHGGETFLVEELDLEGRVAYVRPARVDYYTVPMVTSEVRSGEAQVTRRCPTGTEFCLGEMDVRSAVIGYTRRRQITEQELGRFELELPASSYETVGLWIKPCPEDLAALQENGHDLLGSLHALEHAMIQLLPLFALCDPHDVGGASHSQHPEVGGPAVFLYDGYPGGVGICESAFERVEELLRATAEAISTCPCEDGCPSCVQAPNCGDGNQPLDKAGAAFLARLWSDGPPVTP